The DNA sequence TATTATGTACTGTTACACCAAGCATGATGTCCATAATGTAGTAAAATTCCTCACTTGAAAGCTTGGCATATTTGCCCCCAACACAAGACCGGACGTCTTCAAACCTCAACTCTTCCACTTCATCTTTGAAGATCTTCTGAATCACTTCTTCAGTCTGCAGATTCATGTTGTGAAACGTGTTTCGAATAAAGTCGATGCCATCAATATCTTCCAGGAAACGACGGAAGAAAGCATTAAGCCCCGCAATCAGATTGCCATCCGCTTCTTTTGTCAGCTCAAGAAACACATCCTTCGAATCCATGGCGAACTGCTCTAGCATATAAAGAAAAGCATCTTCTTTTCCAGAAAAGTACTGATAGAAGCTTCCCCTTGCAATGTCAGCCTCCTTGACAATATTCGAGATGGAAGCCTCATTAAGCGGCACACGCGAAAATTCCGTATGTATGGCTTCCATGAGTTTGTCCCTTTTGCTTTCGGCAAGGTTGAAAAATGTCGGTTTTGGCATTAACTGATTTCTCCTATCGGCTCACCCCATGCATTAAAACGAAGATGGCAGCTGGAACTTATCGTTGCTGATCCAAAGTTCGAGAAGGTCTGCTTCTGTTCCGCTTATTTCATCGGATTCTTCCATTTCAAGTCGCAAACGCTCCATTTTCTCATCAAGCACTGCTGCTGAATGAGCTGCTTCACGCAATTCCAATGCAATATGGAATGGGATTTCTTTGTTGTATTTGTTGTAGAGTTTATGCTCCAAGCTTGCCCAATAGTCCATGGCGACAGTACGGATCTGCACCTCGACATTCACATATTCAATCCCATCAGACATGAGGACTGGTACCTGGATGATCAGATGCAGACTGCGGTATCCATTTTGCTTCGGATATTTAATATAATTCTTGTAATCCACTACCTTAATGTCTTTCTGCATAAGCAGCTTACGGCTAATTTCATAAATATCATCCGTAAATAGACATGTAATTCTCACACCGGCAATATCATGGATTTCTTCACGAATCACATCCAACGAGAATGGAATTCCCTTGCTGTTCACCTTGCGCAGAATACTCTGCGGAGACTTTACCCGTGTAACAACCTGCTTTACAGGATTGTATTCGTTTACATATTCGAGCTCTTGTTCAAGCTGATTGATCTTTGTTTCAATCTCTTTCAGTGCAAATTTATAGCACATCATGAATTTTGATAGTTCTGTTTTTAATGGTTTGATTTCTTTTAATTGTGTTGGAATATCTTGTGTCATTTGAGAAATCTCCTTCCTCATCAGAATGTGACACCCCGTCACTTCAAATTTATTATATATGACACTGTGTCATATATCAAGGAGGATTTACCAAATATTTTCTCTAATTTAATATTGGTTCCATTTTTTACATGGTTATCGCTTCCAATATGACATCTCGTCACACTTTCATCATTATATGTGACACTATGTCACGAAATCAAGCATAATTTCTCGATAATTGTGATTTCTTTATAACATTACTCGTTAAGCAAAGTTTTTATATGAAAATTAGTGTCTTTCTGCTAGCCTCTTACAAATAAAGACATCTGAATTCTCTTTTACATGAGCAACTCAGATGTTTTTCTTTTTCAATTATTTTCTTTCCGTTTTGCATTTATAATATTTGCCGAATTACAGATGATAAGTATGAGGAGGCTGAATCGTGGAGTTTCCAATCATTCATACGAATATTTGGGATGGGATGATTGCCGTTCCTGTAATCGTCATATTGACGCAATGTTTCAAGATTTTCCCTATCCCTAGCAAGTATTATCCAACTATTGCTTCTGTGCTTGGCTTTGCTATATCGATCTTCATTAGTCACCGTGGGCATATTTGGGCAGGCATTTTCATGGGTGGGTTTTATAGTACGGCGGCTGTCGGCACCTATGCTTCCTTAAAAACAACAATTATCGCTATTAAAAAGAAACAAGCGAAAAAGCGTCGTACCGCAACATAAGAAAAGGCTGTCTCCCGAGAAGGAAACAGCCTTTTCTTATAAACTTATATGGTCGGTCGGACTGCTTGCTGTTGCACCATGCTGCTTCTGTATTCTGCCTGCTTCATAACCTAGACGGCCAGCTTCAATGGCGAGCTGCATGGCCTTTGCCATTTTCACCGGATTTCCCGCTGCGGAAACAGCCGTGTTCAGAAGCACTGCGTCAGCACCGAGTTCCATAGCATAGGCTGCATCTGCTGGAGAACCAATACCTGCATCAACAATAATCGGCACATTCGCCTGATTGATAATATGCTCAAGGTTGACCGGATTCACAATGCCAAGACCTGAACCAATCGGTGCTGCTCCAGGCATGACGGCATGGGCTCCGGCTTCTTCAAGTAAGCGGGCAAGGACAACATCATCAGAAGTGTACGGCAAAACGGTGAAACCTTCTTTCACCAGTTCTTCCGTTGCTTTTAGTGTCTCGACAGGATTGGGCAACAGTGTATGCGGGCAGCCGATGATTTCGACCTTGATCATATCGCAAATTCCTGAAGCACGTGCAAGCTTGGCAATTCTAATTGCTTCCTCAGCAGTCTTTGCACCTGAAGTGTTCGGCAGCAAGCTCACTTTTTCCAAATCAAGTCCTTCAAGAAAGTTCTGTTCATCCGGATTGTTAATATCAAGTCTCCGAACTGCAAATGTAAGGATTTCTGATTCAGATACTTCGACTGCTTCCCGCTGAATCTCCGAGGTTGCATATTTCCCCGTTCCAAGCAACAGCCTGGAGTTGAATTCTTTTCCGTTAATCTGAAGCATCTCAACCGCCTCCTACAAATTGCACCATCTCTATTTTATCCCCATCTGCCAGTCTCGCTGAGGCATGGGCAGACTTTACAAGGATATTCCCATTGTGCTCTACGATCATATGAGGATTGGATATGTCCAAGTGAACTGCCAGCTGTTCTATTGTCGCTATATGTTTCGGTACTTCGACTTGATTTCCGTTAATAATCAATGTCAAATCAGTTGCCCCCTCTTTTCCAAATGATTTCGATATGAAATCGCAGCCTGAACTGGTTTTTCTGCTCCCATGATGCCTGAAAGTACGGCTATCCCTGATGCACCACATTCGATTACTCGTTGAACATTTTCCAGCTTAATTCCACCAATCGCAATGACCGGTACTGTAACAGCTTGGCAGACACTTTCCAACTGCTCCAGTCCCCGCGGTTTAAGCCCCGGCTTGGATTCTGTCTCAAAAACATGTCCAAAAATCAGCCGGTCCGCTCCGAGTGCTTCCGCCTCTCTAGCTGCTTTAACAGAATGGACAGAGCAGCCGATTACAAGCTGTTTGCAGCGGGCTTGGATGTCAGGGAGCAACGTCATCTTATGCTCAGGAAGATGGATACCTCCAGCGTATTCACATATTTCATCAGATGGCGTACCATTGTACACGAGTTTACTCTGTGATATGCCGGATTCGCGAAGTCGCAAAATTATCTCCGCTGCCATATAGGAGGACCAATTCCTTTCCCTTATATGAATCCAATCAACTTGGGGAGCTACTGCTATAGCTATGCTTTCCAGTTTTTCTGGACATTGTTTTCCCGTTGAGATCGTATGCAGTTCGAGCATAATCTGACCTCCCATCCACAAATATTAAAAAGCCACTACCCGGGGCTAACCTCGGATAGTGGCTCAAAGAAGTGCAGAAGGCAGAGTTGCCCAGCACATAGTTCTCATCATTGCACCACTTTCCTCCGCTGGCATCATCCAGTTCAGGTTCAAAGAGTTCCAGAACAATTCGTCCCGGTCTCAGCCTTTTCAGGCACCCCTAGTGATTTCATTCAATTTATTATGTAGTTCTCAGCTTCATTATATCATACTTTTCTGAAAACAACATTTTAAACAGCGTGTTCTTGCTCGATCATTCTCACAATTTCTTCTGGAGGAACCGGACGGCTATACAAATATCCTTGGCCATAACGGCATCCGTATGCTGTAAGCTCTTCAGCAATATGCTGTTCCTCAATCCCCTCGGCAATGAGTTCTACACCTAGATTCTCACCAAGCTGGATGATTGTCTTTACAATCGGGCGAAGCTTGGGATTAGTATCCATGAAACGGACAAAAGCCTGATCAATCTTCAAGTGGTCAATCGGCATTGCGCCAAGAACGCTAAGTGATGAATAGCCTGTACCAAAATCATCAATGGATATCTTGACTCCGAGCTCTTTCAAGTCATTGAATATTCTTTTAGACTCATCCAAGTTCTGCATAAGTGACTCAGTCACTTCAATTTCCAAGGCTTCAGGACTGAGTCCATTCTTCTTTAATTCTGAAGCGACAAACCCGGGAAACTTCAGCCTTTTCATCTGGATTGGTGAAACATTGATTGCCATGACTAAATGGTGTCCTTGATCCTGCCATTCACGAAGCTGTTTACATGCTGTTTTGACAACCCATCTGCCAAGCGAGATGATTTCCCCAGTTTCCTCAGCAATCGGGATAAATTCATAAGGTGAGATCAGCCCCAATTCTGGATGCACCCATCTCGCAAGCGCTTCCACCCCAATAATTCTTCCACTCTCCAGTTCAACCTGTGGCTGGTAATGAAGGACAAACTCATTTCTTTCCGCCGCTCTTCTTAATCCGTTCTCTAGCTTCAATTTGCGTGCAGAAGCTGCAGCAAGTTCAGGATCAAATAGCTGATATTGGTCCCCTCCATTTGCCTTCGCAGCCGAAAGAGCCTGGTCTGCCTGTCTGAGCAGAGTTTCAGAATCATCGCTTTGATCCGGGAACAAGGACACCCCAGCGCTTACAGTAACAAAAATTTCTTCTTCATCAATGTTGTAGGATTCCTTAAAAATATCCATGAATGGTTTCTTATGCATCGTTGCATCTGGTATGTCGTCTATTTCCGCCAAAACAACAAATTCATCTGTCATATGTCTGTACACTTGATAATTATCAGGAAGTCTTTCCTTCAGTCGTTCAGCTGCACAGCATAGCACTTTATCTCCAATTGCATGCCCCATTATGTCATTAATCTGTTGAAATCGATCAAGATCAAACAATATGACAGCTAGCTTCTTCGGAGAGCCGAGACGCGTCATTTTTGTAATGCGTTCTTGTATATCTATATGCATTTTTCGTCGGTTAGGCAAGCCCGTCAGCTGGTCGTAATATGCTAAATGGGTCAGCTCATTATTTTTTTCCATGAGCTCATCGTTAATTTCACGCCTTTGGATGACGAGTCGCTCCATTTCTTCCACATACGTATCCATCTTTTTCAGTAGCCACCACATGAAAGGAATGCCCACGATGAGCATGATTGAAGTGTCCAATATTTCATACCAAATATCACTATCAAAATTGAATTGGAAAACTGCCATTACAATCTCTTCCAGAATATTCGGCACAACAATGACCCCTATGATGAAGGAAGTCAATTGGCCTAGTATGTTGTTATAAAACCATTTCATCCCCTTGTCCTCCGCTATGCTGTATTTTTTTATTCTCTAACCTATATATCGGTAAGACTGTTGTTCGATATTATGGCAAAAAAAGAGTTTGTACGACATTATTCTTCATATCGTACAAACTCATCATATTATTATTTCCCAATATTGGCAATCGGAAATTCCATTTGGCTCTTGGCTTTTTTACCAGCAAACACTTCTTTTTTTGTAAGTCTTTTTACATGTATACGGAACGCCGCCATGACGAGAAGGTGGATTTTCGCCTGGGTATAATGATAGAAGAACCACGGTAAAGAGGGAAGATAGTCATGTATAGCGACAATTGCCTCTTCTTTACCCGGAATACGCCGGAATTCCAAACGGCCTTTCTTGTTCTCGCTTTCTTTGGCCAGCAGTCCACCGGTAATATAATAAAGCGCGCGATCCTCTGTACTATCCACTTTCGAATAGGTCATTTCTAAGAGAGGTTTTTTGAATAAAGCAAAGGAAACAGTACAGCGTCCTTCATCATCAATATGAGTACTGAGCAGCGGGGCTCCTACACGGCCAATCCACTGGACATAGTAACGGGAAATCCAGAGCGCATCACACCCATGTGGCATGACAATACGCTGAACTGAACGAACATCATCAGGAGAATTTGGCAATTCAAGACGTGGTTTCTTACCGTTCTTACCACCTTTCTCAGCATCGAGTGCTTTCTTTGCCGCCTCACGGAAAGTTTGCTTGCCGATACTGATTCCTTCTATATTATATTTTCCCCCAACTATCATATTGTGTGGCAGACTCTCGATAAGCGGGTAAACCATAATCTTCGGCGCACCTGTAATGAGTGTAACCCACAAGCGCGAGAGCTTAGGCGTCATGACAGGAAGGTCGAACATCTTCGGATTCCGGCCCAGCAGCTCAGCAGTCTGTTTCATCATGTCACGATAAGCCATGACCTCAGGCCCGCCTACTTCAATGATTCTTCCCGTCAAATCCTCCTGTCTGATCGCCTCATCAAGTGCTTGAATAACATCCGGCAGCGCAGTCGGCTGGGCGGGTGTCTGTGCCCATTTTGGCAGAAGCATGACCGGGAGACGTTTTACAAGCTTGGACAAAATCGGGAAGGAAGATCCTTTTGGACCAACAATTAGGCCTGAGCGAATTGCAGTCACCGGCGTCCCATATGAACCAAGTATCTCTTCCACTTCCAGCCTGCTCTCTAAATGGCGCGACAGCTTTTCATGTTCAGGTATGATTCCTGTCAAATAGATGATTTTCTTCACACCATTTTCCTTCGCCGCTCTCGCAAAGTTATCAGCGAGAATTACATCCATGTCCTGAAAAGAACCTTGAGTAAGCTTCGCCGACGGCATCATCTAATGAACTAGATAAACGGCGATATCCGCTCCTCTCAGTCCAGCCTTTGTCTCGGGAAGGGAGAACAAATCACAGGCACGCCATTGCACATGCTCCTTATTCTTGAAGCGCCCGCCGCTCCTCGAGAGCGCAATAACATCAGCATACTCTTGTATTTTCTCGAGAAGATTGCTCCCAATGTATCCGCTCGCTCCAGACAGTGCGACAACAGGTCTACGATTTTCTTCCATATAAGCGCCTCTTTTCTTTTTATTTTGAGGTTCCCTAACCGAGATGTTCTTTAACCTTCATCGTTAATGCTAGAGGAATCCGAGTGCAGTGAACTTGTCTTTTGCGAGTTCGGGCTGCCTATGTGCAAGTGACAATCGTTTTTTTGTGAGTAATTGCCTTTCTTGTGCAGGCACGCAGTTTT is a window from the Aciduricibacillus chroicocephali genome containing:
- a CDS encoding TetR family transcriptional regulator, which translates into the protein MPKPTFFNLAESKRDKLMEAIHTEFSRVPLNEASISNIVKEADIARGSFYQYFSGKEDAFLYMLEQFAMDSKDVFLELTKEADGNLIAGLNAFFRRFLEDIDGIDFIRNTFHNMNLQTEEVIQKIFKDEVEELRFEDVRSCVGGKYAKLSSEEFYYIMDIMLGVTVHNILHKFGNRLEIDTACEHYRRELELLEHLVK
- a CDS encoding GTP pyrophosphokinase; translated protein: MTQDIPTQLKEIKPLKTELSKFMMCYKFALKEIETKINQLEQELEYVNEYNPVKQVVTRVKSPQSILRKVNSKGIPFSLDVIREEIHDIAGVRITCLFTDDIYEISRKLLMQKDIKVVDYKNYIKYPKQNGYRSLHLIIQVPVLMSDGIEYVNVEVQIRTVAMDYWASLEHKLYNKYNKEIPFHIALELREAAHSAAVLDEKMERLRLEMEESDEISGTEADLLELWISNDKFQLPSSF
- a CDS encoding thiazole synthase is translated as MLQINGKEFNSRLLLGTGKYATSEIQREAVEVSESEILTFAVRRLDINNPDEQNFLEGLDLEKVSLLPNTSGAKTAEEAIRIAKLARASGICDMIKVEIIGCPHTLLPNPVETLKATEELVKEGFTVLPYTSDDVVLARLLEEAGAHAVMPGAAPIGSGLGIVNPVNLEHIINQANVPIIVDAGIGSPADAAYAMELGADAVLLNTAVSAAGNPVKMAKAMQLAIEAGRLGYEAGRIQKQHGATASSPTDHISL
- the thiS gene encoding sulfur carrier protein ThiS, whose protein sequence is MTLIINGNQVEVPKHIATIEQLAVHLDISNPHMIVEHNGNILVKSAHASARLADGDKIEMVQFVGGG
- a CDS encoding thiamine phosphate synthase, with the protein product MLELHTISTGKQCPEKLESIAIAVAPQVDWIHIRERNWSSYMAAEIILRLRESGISQSKLVYNGTPSDEICEYAGGIHLPEHKMTLLPDIQARCKQLVIGCSVHSVKAAREAEALGADRLIFGHVFETESKPGLKPRGLEQLESVCQAVTVPVIAIGGIKLENVQRVIECGASGIAVLSGIMGAEKPVQAAISYRNHLEKRGQLI
- a CDS encoding putative bifunctional diguanylate cyclase/phosphodiesterase, which encodes MKWFYNNILGQLTSFIIGVIVVPNILEEIVMAVFQFNFDSDIWYEILDTSIMLIVGIPFMWWLLKKMDTYVEEMERLVIQRREINDELMEKNNELTHLAYYDQLTGLPNRRKMHIDIQERITKMTRLGSPKKLAVILFDLDRFQQINDIMGHAIGDKVLCCAAERLKERLPDNYQVYRHMTDEFVVLAEIDDIPDATMHKKPFMDIFKESYNIDEEEIFVTVSAGVSLFPDQSDDSETLLRQADQALSAAKANGGDQYQLFDPELAAASARKLKLENGLRRAAERNEFVLHYQPQVELESGRIIGVEALARWVHPELGLISPYEFIPIAEETGEIISLGRWVVKTACKQLREWQDQGHHLVMAINVSPIQMKRLKFPGFVASELKKNGLSPEALEIEVTESLMQNLDESKRIFNDLKELGVKISIDDFGTGYSSLSVLGAMPIDHLKIDQAFVRFMDTNPKLRPIVKTIIQLGENLGVELIAEGIEEQHIAEELTAYGCRYGQGYLYSRPVPPEEIVRMIEQEHAV
- a CDS encoding NmrA family protein; this translates as MDVILADNFARAAKENGVKKIIYLTGIIPEHEKLSRHLESRLEVEEILGSYGTPVTAIRSGLIVGPKGSSFPILSKLVKRLPVMLLPKWAQTPAQPTALPDVIQALDEAIRQEDLTGRIIEVGGPEVMAYRDMMKQTAELLGRNPKMFDLPVMTPKLSRLWVTLITGAPKIMVYPLIESLPHNMIVGGKYNIEGISIGKQTFREAAKKALDAEKGGKNGKKPRLELPNSPDDVRSVQRIVMPHGCDALWISRYYVQWIGRVGAPLLSTHIDDEGRCTVSFALFKKPLLEMTYSKVDSTEDRALYYITGGLLAKESENKKGRLEFRRIPGKEEAIVAIHDYLPSLPWFFYHYTQAKIHLLVMAAFRIHVKRLTKKEVFAGKKAKSQMEFPIANIGK
- a CDS encoding NAD-dependent epimerase/dehydratase family protein; amino-acid sequence: MEENRRPVVALSGASGYIGSNLLEKIQEYADVIALSRSGGRFKNKEHVQWRACDLFSLPETKAGLRGADIAVYLVH